ATGTATGTACCCCAAAGGTTGgggtcgccggcgtggtgAAGCGCTTTGCCCCTTGTTCGCTGCCAACTCGGTGTTGGACGACTGTGAGGCTGCCCGGCACAGAGGGTGATATACTGACTGCTTCGAGTGGGAGCGTCCACTGTTGGGGGCCGCGAGTCCTGAGGCATGGGCTTGTGGGGTGTACCTCAGGTACCGTGGGTGGTAGGAGCAGGCAGCGGAAGCGCGCTCTGACattgccctgccctgccctgccctgcgccaTGCGTACCAGTGTCGGGAGCTATCAGACGGGCACCTCACCTAGCCGACCCGACTGGAAggtcaccgccgccctggccaccGGGCCCACTGGAACCTGGCACCACCCAAGGTTGAGGGTCAATCTTCTCCGGCGAGCCTCAGGCAAGGCGGGCAACACGGATAGGACAGGCACCGCATCGTATTGAATTGGGTGTAGGCCAGTGCCTCGCACTTCGTCACCGGAGTCAGGACTAGGCTTGAGGGTTTGAGAGCGAGAGGACTGACTGGCGCCCATCCTCCGTCCATACCTCGAATGCTAGCCGCCACCTCAGAACCCGGCTGGTGCCTCGCCGGGGGGCCTCGTGGGAGACAGCGCCAGGTGCCTCGCCAGTGTCCCAGGAATGGGGTACCGCGGGTTAGTATTTCGTACCTACCGGGCAAGGTAGCGCGTACCTACTGTAGCCTGCCCTGGCACCCCGTTTTGTCTTCCATCAATTAATTGCCTTGCCCTTTGCTACGGTCCCTACCACCTAGTACGAAGGTACTAATAACCCACCGAAGTGAAGAAGTGCCACAAGTACCCTGACTGACCGGGCTGCTTCTTTGGCTGCCAGCCAGTGCCAGTGCAGGGCAGCCGGCGCCTGTGTGTGGTACCACCTCATCAGCCTGCCAcccatgatgatgaggcgatCCACCACGCGCCATtgcgcccacgccctccaccaccaccacagcaccacctccgccgcccactgGCTGCAGCCGAGCCAGTGACTGCGGAGCGACTTCCACTGGTACCTTGCGGTCCGCTACGGTACCTCGCCTCCCACAGGTACCGCAGGCACTCCCCCACCACCCCTGTCTACGTGGGTGGCCCGTCAaggctgcccagcccagcccagcgggCGAGGCAGGGAACTCTAGGTGCAACAAGCAAGCTgccaggcggcgacgcccccccccgccctcctccagtcCCTCCGGTCCCCTCCACTCCCCCGTCCTTCGCTCCCGCCCACCCACTGCTCCATCCGTTCCCTCGCCCagtgccagcccagcccagcccagcccagcccagtgacggagaccggcggcggcatcttccCTCccatcgccgtcctcgcccgctTCTTGccttccctcctcccccaaGCTCCAGCATCGACAACCATCAACGACCAGgccggccgacgagcccatTGTCTGCCTCTTCTTTGGCCTATTCATTCTGCCTGGCTATCGTTTTGTCCTCCCCAGCCGACTGCTGAGTTGTGCAAGCTCAAACGCACCCTCTCCCCCGGGGGGACGCCGGGCAGCTGGTTGCCTTTGTTCTCCCGCTGGCTGCTGATTCAAGCCTACCTACTGTTCAGCAGCCAGTCGCCTATTCACTCGaccgctgcgccgcccgaACAATTGTCGACAATGTGAGGCGCCGTTTGCTCGACCAAGACTAAAGGCCGCTTTCACGCAGGACTTGCTCTCTTCGCCTTCTCTCCTTCTTTCAACCTCTCGACCTGCCGTTCTTCTTCGAACATCACCAACGCCCCATCACGAAGATCAGCATCGACCAacacgcccgccctcgacgacgtccgAGCGAATCTCACACCCACGTCACACATAGTTGCAGCCCACCGAATCGATTCCTGCCAACATCCCGATACCCCCGCGTCTCTGACGCACACGCAACACCATGAACTCCCTCAAGGTGCCGGAGAGCggcctcgtgctcgccggcgccgctgacggCGACTCCACCATCCCACCCCAGGCCTTTGTCGTCTCTCTCAGCGATGATGTGGTCAATCAGATGATTCAGAGCTCTCGCAATGGCAACGATTTACACCTCACTACGGGGAAGACTCCAGTACGTTCAACTTCCCGTAACATCGCAGGAATTGGTTCTCGTCCGTCGGCTGcacatgatgatggccggaCCACATGGATGAAGCTGGATCATCTCCTAAACATGCGTTTTCGTTTGCCAGTGGGCTAACATTGGCTTTCCAAGACTCTCCATTACGGCTCCAAGTCGCACCGAATCGCTGCGCCCGCCGATGATGCTCCGTGTGACCTGTACCTCACCAAGCCTTTCGAGTCGACTCGCCGAGCGGAAAAGATCTTGACCACGAGCACTCTCTTCAAGAAACTGAATCCGCGTCCGCCCAAGAAGCAGCCGGTCAAGACGGTAAAGGAcgcgcccaagcccaagccggcAGCCTCCAACGGCAAGAGCTCAGCCTCTTCGGGACTTGACAGCGACATCGAGGCCCTCCAGAACGGGCTGGCAgcccacgatgccgcgcgGGAGAGGTACTTGCTCATTCCCTCCACGCCATCATATGACCGCAACGCACTAACGGCGTTTGCCTGCAGAGCTCAAGTAGTGGACAAAGTCCCTATCACCAAGAATGGCCccaccaaggccaagagCAAGGCCCGGCCCAGCTACAATAGCGTGGCTACGAAGTCGATGCCCACCACGCCTGCCGTCAACGGTGGACAGTCGCCGGTTCTCACAGCTTCGCAGCAGGTACTCGAGCGGAAGAGGGTGCAGAGAGTGGGGCTTGTCCACGAACTCGCGGTCAAGGCTCGAAGCACGGACTACCTCCGGAAGTGGTGGACAGGCAAAGATGACGACTTCATGTCGATGCTGGGGAAGACTGCCGACTTCGACTCCCAATCCAAGACGTGGACCATAAGAAAGTCAGGTTGGAGGGAGCTGGATGTTTGGGAGTACGACTACGCCTCTCAGGAAGACCGACAAGCGGCAATCGACAACGCCATCAAGCAGTATGACAAGCTAAGACTGTCCTCGTCCGAGGAGGAGTGGCAGAGACTGCTCCCGAAGGAGGAGCGAGGAAAGGGAAAATGTCTCAGCCGTCTTCAGGCCAACCTCGCCCGCGGTCCAAAAGGGCTGCCGCCCCCAAAGATCAAGGTACAGAAGGCGGAAGACAGCTCTGCATCCAGAGAC
This region of Purpureocillium takamizusanense chromosome 9, complete sequence genomic DNA includes:
- a CDS encoding uncharacterized protein (COG:S~EggNog:ENOG503NWWK), encoding MNSLKVPESGLVLAGAADGDSTIPPQAFVVSLSDDVVNQMIQSSRNGNDLHLTTGKTPTLHYGSKSHRIAAPADDAPCDLYLTKPFESTRRAEKILTTSTLFKKLNPRPPKKQPVKTVKDAPKPKPAASNGKSSASSGLDSDIEALQNGLAAHDAARERAQVVDKVPITKNGPTKAKSKARPSYNSVATKSMPTTPAVNGGQSPVLTASQQVLERKRVQRVGLVHELAVKARSTDYLRKWWTGKDDDFMSMLGKTADFDSQSKTWTIRKSGWRELDVWEYDYASQEDRQAAIDNAIKQYDKLRLSSSEEEWQRLLPKEERGKGKCLSRLQANLARGPKGLPPPKIKVQKAEDSSASRDEGSSSDKGKTNGEKMSRSGSFFPKPKKTVAKDLPAKRPASKPKASTQKASPTKARAGTGKGSGGRVLSAAIIENSDSSGDEAPMQQPAPKLQVAKPKDTVVVNTKPQSRAPMKQQQPAKRPREEEDSSSSSGTPLSKRIKSKQALPAPAAKPRLTSANASMGNSRQMGATGSTRAKNTSPTKSSPLASSPPTNASDLDDETPPAPAAKKRKAESDAKPVAAKRRAMEKVPADIMSKAHKFKAYYQKYEALHHEITEFDNPPESKLADLLNLRGKLEMMKRDIYKQYSPGRD